The Populus nigra chromosome 4, ddPopNigr1.1, whole genome shotgun sequence genome contains the following window.
AAATAAATTCAACTCTCTCTGTAACATCGACAACAGACCCAACAAAAACCAGAGAGAGAGACTGAGAGAGTTTCAGAATTCAGGAATGGCTTCCACTTCTTCTCTAACTCTCTCTCAAGCCCTTTTGGCTAGAGCCGTCTCTCACAATGCCATTGACCATCTCCGTGACAGCCGTCTTTCTCTTGTCTCCCTTCCTGCTTTCTCCGGCCTCAAATCCACCACCTGTACAGCCACACGCGCCACATCAACCACTAGCCGCCGCGGCCGCCGCGTGTCTTCCCGACAAGTAAGGGCGGCGGCAGTGGAGACACTGGATGCGACAACAGACACTTCATTGGTGGAGAAGTCGGTTAATACGATTAGATTTCTCGCTATTGATGCTGTTGAAAAGGCTAATTCAGGTCACCCTGGTTTGCCTATGGGGTGTGCTCCGATGGGTCATATCTTGTACGATGAGGTCATGAGGTACAATCCGAAGAACCCATATTGGTTCAATCGTGACCGGTTTGTTTTGTCTGCTGGCCATGGCTGTATGTTGCAATATGCTCTGCTTCACCTTGCTGGATATGATAGTGTCAAGGTTGgtgatttctttcttcttgttgcttaaaatatattttttatagaaactttgagtttcttaagttttttgtttgttgtgtGTTTTTCTGAGATGGATCTGGAATTCCTTGATCAAGGAACCAAAAAGATTATTAAAGAAGACCCAAcatgttattattttgatgctatTGAGTGGTTTGCaagtttattaattataaatatgttattGCATGTAGAAGATCAAGCCTGAATTATGCAAATGGAGCTAAAGTATACCGCTGTTATTGCTTATTTGGACATTTGATTATTGGTATTGTTGAAGTTAACCGAGCATTCTGATTTGGTTGAATTAACAGGAAGAAGACTTAAAGAGTTTCCGTCAGTGGGGAAGCAGGACACCTGGACATCCTGAGAACTTTGAGACTCCCGGTGTTGAAGTCACAACTGGTCAGATTAAAGTTTCTACTTTTTTTGACCAGTTTTATCTATTATCTGCATGTTTTTACGTGCTTACCTGAATTCGAAACTTAAACTTTCTATTTTCTTCTGCAGGTCCTCTTGGACAGGGTATTGCCAATGCTGTTGGTTTGGCACTTGCAGAGAAGCACTTGGCTGCTCGCTACAACAAACCAGACAATGAGATTGTTGACCACTACACGTATGATAACTGTCTGTCTTTtgtattttgttaattgttCTTCTATATAAACTTAAGAGACTTGTCTTCTGTGGCTACGTCTTTTCATTTGTCACGTGTAGATATGTTATATTGGGAGATGGTTGTCAAATGGAGGGTATTTCAAACGAGGCTTGTTCATTGGCCGCACACTGGGGACTTGGAAAGCTGATTGCTTTCTATGATGACAACCATATCTCTATTGATGGTGACACTGAGATTGCATTCACTGAGGATGTTGACAAACGTTTTGAGGGTCTTGGGTGGCATGTTATCTGGGTGAAGAATGGAAACACTGGATATGATGAGATTCGTTCTGCCATTAAGGAGGCTAAGGCTGTGAAGGACAAACCCACTTTGATCAAGGTTAGATATTTCATCTCTCATAGACGTGGTGTGTTTTCAAGATGAGCTGGCAAAATATTTGTTAGGATGATGAAATCATATGGGGAGTCTTCTGATTAGGCACTGATAAATCAATGTAGGGGTACACTGGAGACAGCGTTGAAGttgcagtttttttaaaaatatacattaattGGATGGTATGCTCTAAACTTGCTGtgcgttttcttttctttgaaggTGACTACAACCATTGGTTATGGATCTCCAAACAAAGCAAACTCTTACAGTGTACATGGGAGTGCATTGGGTGCCAAGGAAGTTGATGCTACCAGGCAGAACCTTGGATGGCCATATGAGCCTTTCCATGTTCCAGAGGATGTTAAGCAGTAAGTGAAGCAAGATTATGTTTCCACTTATTTATCGCACTACTTTAGTTGATTTGATATTCATAAACTGTCTGGGTTTTTCTTAGGCACTGGAGCCGCCACACCCCAGCTGGTGCAGCTTTTGAAGCCGAATGGAATGCCAAGTTTGCCGAGTATGAGAAGAAGTACAGTGAAGAAGCTGCAGAGTTGAAGTCTATTGCCAATGGTGAATTGCCTGCTGGTTGGGAGAAAGCACTTCCTGTGAgtaaattcaattttgttttctaccgaTCTTTCCGGGAGGACCTCTTTGTTGATTCTATATTTGCATCTTTTAATATGAGCCTTTTCATACTGTTGTAAATTATGGATTCTGGGCATCATGTCCCGCAATTTTGTGAACTCAATAAACCCCACCCGCCCCTCAATGATAAACTCATTATCGGCAGGGTGTGGATTTTGCGTGCAAAAGTACAAGTCTATAGATTTTTCATTTGGAGTAAAGGTGTTTTTcatcctttcttttttaaaaattgcaaTGTTGCAGACATATACTCCGGAGAGCCCAGCAGATGCCACCAGAAATCTATCTCAGCAAAACCTAAATGCACTTGCAAAAGTGCTCCCCGGTCTTCTTGGTGGCAGCGCAGATCTTGCCTCTTCCAACATGACCTTGTTAAAAATGTTTGGGGACTTCCAAAAGGACACCCCTGAGGAACGAAATGTCAGGTTTGGTGTTAGAGAGCATGGAATGGGAGCCATCTGCAATGGCATTGCACTTCACTGTCCTGGCTTGATCCCCTACTGTGCtactttctttgttttcacaGATTACATGAGAGCTGCTATAAGGATTTCTGCTTTGTGTGAGGCTGGAGTCATATATGTCATGACCCACGATTCCATTGGTCTTGGAGAGGATGGACCAACCCATCAACCAATTGAGCACTTGGCAAGCTTCCGTGCAATGCCCAACATTTTGATGCTCCGCCCAGCTGATGGAAATGAAACTGCTGGCGCATACAAGGTTGCTGTCCTCAACAGAAAGAGACCCTCTATCCTAGCCCTCTCCAGGCAAAAGCTACCCCAACTTCCTGGAACCTCCATTGAGGGAGTTGAAAAGGGTGGCTACATCATTTCAGATAACTCCTCTAGTAATAAGCCTGATGTTATCTTGATTGGTACTGGTTCAGAGCTGGAAATTGCTGCTAAAGCTGCCGAAGAACTTAGAAAGGAAGGCAAGGCTGTAAGAGTTGTTTCCTTTGTTTCATGGGAGCTTTTTGATGAGCAATCAGATGCCTACAAGGAAAGTGTTTTGCCAGCAGCTGTAGAAGCTAGGGTTAGCATCGAAGCTGGATCAACATTTGGATGGGAGAAGATTGTTGGAGACAAAGGAAAGGCTATTGGAATTGACCGGTTTGGAGCAAGTGCACCAGCAGGTAAAATATACAAGGAGTACGGTATTACTACAGAGGCTGTTATCGCAGCTGCCAAAGAAGTCAGCTAGGTGGATCAATTCACTCCCAACATCTTGTTAAATGCGCATCTGTGGTTTGGGTTAGAGAATAGAATGGAGAGGCTATTCCGGGAGACCTGTTTCATTACTTGGCCTCTTTTGTTTCAATAAAAGACTGAGATGaatccttcttcttttgcttaCAAGTGGTAAGTTGAGCAAAGCTGGATCAAAGAGAGAGTTGGGTTTATGATATCTTTGAATTTGTAACTGTGTTGCATCTCATCTCTCTTGAGTTTTGTAGTGTTCTTTGGTAACTTTGTAATGAGTTGAagatgaattattattatttctcctTCATGttattaagaagaagaaatatacTTTGCTTTAATTCTAAGATCTCTTTTGCTTTTCTGTTGTGAGTTCGAAGAGGATCGTATTGCTGACTCTCAGGTAATTTGTTTCTTTAACTGTTTCCCCGACCAACCCCCAAATAATATCATCACGAACagccaaataaataaaaatgacggGTTGTTGAAATTTGAAAGGTGGTTTTCCACGATCCCCCACAAGAACAAGGATAGAAAGATACTCATTCCTGTAATGTACTCCGAGGTTTGCACAAGGGTTTGCTCTGGGTTTGAATATAAGAGAGATCATAAGAATGAACGGGGAGGTGATTTGATATATGATTGTGCACAACAACCGAAATAATTCCTTGTAAGAGAAGAGTTTGGGACCAAGGCTTCATCGTGGTTACATGAGTTTGGatatgtgtgcgtgtgtgtacACAGATGCATAGCTAGACCatgtaagaaaaaatcatttcaacttTCTAAATTATATGGAGTGAGACTTCTGGGGTCCACTTATGGGTGTGGAAGGATTGGAGACCTTGTCCAATCGCCGATTTGTGGTTGTTGGAGCTCATAATCTCAGCCTCTTATCCAGACATCATCCTCTGCCACCAAAAGCTCCTTTCTACTTGTTTCGTCTGCACACGGGTAGAGGTAGGGGAAAGGTATGGTAGGGCCTACCTTTACATCATCTACAATGGTTTTATCTGGGGTCTATTATATTGTCTGTCACATTCATGAAAGATTTTAGATATCCACAGCATATTCTCCCTTTGGGGATGGATCATTGCCTCATTGGTGGAGTGGCTAGATGTGGAGATCATCCATAAAGGAGGCCCAAAATGGATCTTTCTCCTCTAAACTATCTGGGCTCTGCTTGGTTGCTCTCTTCCAGTCATGCTCAATTTATGTCTAGCACGGGCAATTCAAGGCCCGTACGCGGTGACTTCGTTGAAAAACTTGAAATGAAATTCTCCTGGCAATGAGTTTTGGGTCTGCATTGATCctataaaacaaatctaaacgagagattaatatttaagtttttttgatGAAGTTACAAGTATggagaaaatcaaaatgataaaatatgtgTTCTTTATCTCATTGAATGTATTCTTTATATAGTTTTGTTGGGATCAAATCCTCTTCATTTTTCTCTGACAAAACTTGAGAAATATAGTATTataaaatatctagaaaaataTCTCAAGAAATATAGATGAAAAAGAACTACTACTCAGGAATGATATCAAGcatattattattcaattataataataaatagtaaatcAATTAAAGTAGCTCGGTTAAATTGAATCCTGGAGCTCAGCCAAGGGACAAGAGAGAGTGTGTTCGGTAGGGTCATAGTTCAACCGAGCTCGATTCCGAACTGTGTTCaaacgtttttttttgttattattatcaatgtcaatccttttattttattttattttaaaatttttgtggTAGGTGAGGTCAATTCTTTGATAATATCATGTTCACTTGTTGCTGAGGGCTACCAAACTCGCTTCGTCATGGTGCGCCTTTTCCTTTGCCTGTGATGCAGcgcttgcaatttttttatttattattaatacaagTATTCGAgtaagtttatatataatttaattaattttataagttctgaaattaataattatataaatttttaataattattatattaataatcatataataaaaatctaaaaaaaaattgtttaatccAAAACTCTTATCATCAGATTATCTTACACATATATTAACTAATCCCACAGATGCCATAACGTTTGCAATTTTGCTCATGCCATTACCTCCCAGCATCCGGGCCCTCACAAGATAGAATTATAGAAGCACATTTTCTTCTTggtgtaaaataaaaatcaaacctacCGCACGGGCCCCACTATTTTGGTCACAAGCCTACCGCATGTGAGCCAAGCATAGGGTTGGTGACTTGGTCTGGAGGTTGATGAAGGACACATGGATTTCCGAGATCAAACTCTTCACGTCCTCTCACCAACCCATTTTTGGTGCCTCAAATCTCTAAACTACCcccaaataaaacattaataaaaaacccTACTGTACAATATTTCCAGCACAAGGTGCAAACAACCATAACACGAAACCCAgcattttgaaataataataataattaaaaaaaaggcaggAAGAAGGAGTAAGGAGTAATAGCAAGtcaaaaatctgaaaaattaaatgaagggAAACCTCGCTATCATCTTTAACAGattatataattatcaatttcaacccgatcaaattaattttatcagtCTCATCCTAATTCCATTAAAAATCGGACAGGTTTCCATTTCACAACCAAGACAAACACATAACAATTCCTGTAAAGAAGTTTAAAAGCGTCCAGTGTTGAACATATTTGAGAAGAACTTCTTTTCTCGACAGGGAAGATTTGCAATGAAAATACGCTAATGTAAGAGTTGGGTTAGATTCGGGacgaaattgataaaaattattgttcggGACGAAACTAAGACCCAGGCAATATTTTAGGAATCATAGAAAggttttccaaaaaataaaaagttggttGGTGAAGActacagcaacaacaacaaggaCAACGAACACCCAAGCCCACCAAAAACCCCtttaaccaaaccaaaccaaacctcTTGAAAAAACCAGAAACTGAACACAACTGTGTCGTCCTGTAGtgtaagagaagagaaagataGGAGAGAAACAGAGTGAAAGCCATGGCTCAAGTGAGCAAAATCAGCAATGGAGCACAAAACACCTACACAACAATCCATCTTTTAAAACCCCAGATACCCAAATCTTTGTCTTCAATTTCATTTAGATCACAGCTCATTAAAGGGTCTTCTTTTGGTTTGAAGCAATGTAAAAAAATGGGTAGTTGCAAGCTAAAGGTTGAACCTTTGAAGGTTTTAGCTTCAGTTGCTACAGCAGAGAAGCCATCAACTGTACCTGAGATCGTTTTGCAACCCATCAAAGATATTTCTGGTACTGTTACTTTACCGGGTTCCAAGTCTCTGTCAAATCGGATACTCCTTCTTGCTGCTCTCTCTGAGGTAAGattaaaaaatgtatatatGATGCTTGAagtttttcattgctttttcgGTTTTGAATCTTGAGCTACTATAGGAATGAAATCAAGTTTAGATTTAGACTTTTGGATTTTGCTATTTTGTTAGAGTACGTGTTGTCCTTGTTACAGTCTGAGATGTGAGTTAAATAGAATAAATTGAAAGATCGAGGCTGTATTGGTGGAAATGATTTTTGGTTGGTGGATTGTTATAGAGATTTGAGAAAATGTAtttgaaagggaaaagaaaagatatatatatatatatatattatttttaatcgtTTAGTTTCACAAAGATAATTTCTTTGGTAGTTGTTTCTAgtaattgtttgtatttttcacttggAATTGAAATTGGTTTATTTCTATGCTGCTGACAATATTCGGTAGAAATGCTATAGAGGAGAATGGCTTCTGGTAGTGACGATTATATAATGaaattcataaaacaaaaagattatatAGTGAATGCTTTTGACCTTTGTTCGTattacttttatataaaaaaacgttACTTTGAATACTGCATGCATGTGGGGAGTTATGTGTTTCTTGTCTCACATTTCTAGGCCTGTTAATTTTGTTGgcagttattaattttttcctttcatctCTTTCATTCAGGGTACGACTGTTGTTGACAATTTGTTGAATAGTGATGATGTTCATTACATGCTTGGCGCGCTAAGAACACTTGGCCTCCATGTGGAAGAGAATAAGAAACTCAAACAAGCAATTGTAGAAGGATGTGGTGGCCAGTTTCCTGTGGGAAAAGAAGCAAATGTTGATGTTGAACTTTTCCTTGGAAATGCTGGAACAGCAATGCGTCCATTGACAGCTGCTGTAACTGCTGCAGGTGGAAATTCAAGGTCTGTTCTATATTACTTCACTTGTTCCGGTAAAATTTAATCCTGACCATTTAGAGGGGGTTGATTAGATATTATCTTATGATCTTTCAAAGTTGGGTGGAGGTGAACTATATGCAAACTTGATTTCGGCATGGTCTCAACAACCATCACTTTGTCATTAGCATGAATCACCATCACAAAGTTGAATTTTCAGATTATAAGCTTTAGGGTGTATAATCCCCATAGGAAACAACCCAAGTAGAATAGATTTCTAAATTTCCCAGTCTTCTGTATTTTGAAAGTTGGTACTTAAATCAATGGCCCAATTTTTTTCGATTATATAATGATGCTCACTTTATGAGAGGGCATCTCCATGTCTTTCATTTCAATCCCACTACTTCCAGATCTCTTTACTTACagcatttccttttattttttgttggtgtTCTTATTCAATACACTACAGCTACATACTTGATGGGGTGCCCCGAATGAGGGAGAGACCAATTGGTGATTTGGTTATTGGTCTTCAGCAGCTTGGTGCAGATGTTTCTTGTTCTCCTACAAACTGCCCCCCTGTTCGCATAAATGCAAATGGGGGCCTTCCAGGGGGAAAGGTGTGGTTTTTGTCATCTTCCACAGTGATCTTTCCTGTTGTATAACATGATCCATCAttgtttcttccttttgtttttctggcATTAGGTATGGGTTGCTGCAACATATTGAACAATTAAGTGATTTTACGTTTTATGGTAGCATCCAACTGATACAAAACAGGTTTAGAAAATATGAGGCCTATGTAACTGCTAACTCAATTACTGCATCCCTCTTTACGGAGGCATAGTGTCAAATGAGTTGGTAACCCTGGTTGGTGATAGTTGAGTGTGGCTTGTGACTGGCCAGGGTTTTCTTTCTGCtgtcattagaaaaatatatgctTTCTCATGTGCGATATATGCATGTGCATCTGGTTGTTCATCTAAAATGAGAAACTTGAACTTGAAACACCCATCACTTTGTTAATCACCTACTGAGGTTTCTTGAAAAGGCATATCACagcacagttttttttttgcatttgaaCTTGAATTTGCTATTGGGAATAAAGTTTAGGTTTTGCCTGCAACTTCATTGTTCGTTTCTTGTTTAGAatgatattttgaaataaaaactcgGTGCTGTTGTCATTAATGATGAAACAAAAGTCTTCATTCTCCGTTCATGTTTCCCTCGTCTCCATTTTCAGGTTAAACTCTCTGGATCTATAAGTAGTCAATACTTGACTGCTTTGCTCATGGCAGCTCCTTTAGCTCTTGGAGATGTGGAAATTGAGATCGTTGACAAATTGATTTCTGTTCCATATGTTGAGATGACTCTGAAGTTGATGGAGCGCTATGGAGTCTTTGTAGAACACAGTGATAACTGGGATCGTTTCTTTGTTCAAGGAGGTCAAAAATACAAGTAGGTTTCTTTAGTACATGTAGTGCATGAATATTTGAAGTAATGTTGCACTTGAAGTAACATGCTGAAAATTCAACCAGGTCTCctaaaaattcttttgttgagGGCGATGCTTCAAGTGCCAGTTACTTCCTAGCTGGTGCAGCAATCACTGGTGGGACCATCACTGTCGAAGGTTGTGGGATGGATAGTTTGCAGGTATTTCACTCGTCCATATATATTGGACTTCTACTTGGCAATAATTTTAGAATGTAATATTTATGTGCTGACCACACCCATCGCTTTCCACATATCAAAAACTTTGTTATATTTCCTTCTCAAAATTTGCATGATGTCTTCCAGAGTCCTGACTGACTCCCTGATTCCTAATAAATTCCATGGAGGGAGAGAATATTACAAAATCTATCTAACTATTAAATGCAGCAGACAAGtacattttattatatgtatacaTTCAGTCTCCATACCTATCTACCTAACTCAAGTTTCTTTTTGGTTGGAAATAAAGGGAGATGTAAAGTTTGCAGAGGTTCTTGAGAAAATGGGAGCCAAAGTTACCTGGACAAAGAACAGTGTTACTGTCACTGGACCGCCACGAGATTCTTCTGGTCAGAAACACTTGCGTGCTGTCGATGTAAACATGAACAAAATGCCAGATGTTGCTATGACTCTGGCTGTTGTTGCGCTTTTCGCTGATGGTCCTACTGCCATAAGAGATGGTATGGTTTGACCTTTTAAATGCAGCCAATGGAGTGCCTTTTAGCTTTTAAATAACATGACAGTGAGGGAAACTGCATTATATACTAGGAACTTCATATTTATATGCCATAAACTTCCCAAACTatttcatgttaattaaaaatgcaTTCATTAGTACTATTTGGTAGATCAGTAGAACATGTCAGGGTGCGGCTGAACTTCTGGCTATGGAAAACAGCAATAAACATAAGCCAACCTTATCTTTCAAAATCCTTAAAATACCCATTATCTGGCTTGAAGTTCTACAAGTTATAGGCTCATCAATGATGATTTTGATAGTCAGATTTACTTATTCTTGTCTGCTCATGCTAACAATGAATTCTGGGATTCACAATTTTTTACTGTTATCTAACTTTGAACCAATCTCTCACCTTCTCTAATTCCCAGTGGCAAGTTGGAGAGTGAAAGAAACAGAACGGATGATTGCTATTTGCACAGAACTAAGGAAGGTTAGTTTCTAGTGGCTTTCTACTCATTTTAATATCTACCCAGCGAGGTACTTGGTTAAACAATTTGCTAATTTTGACATCTGGGCTTTATGTTTCAGTTGGGAGCAACAGTTGAAGAAGGACCAGATTACTGTGTGATCACTCCACCTGAGAAACTAAATGTGACAGAGATTGACACTTATGATGATCACAGGATGGCAATGGCATTCTCTCTTGCTGCTTGTGGAGAAGTCCAAGTCACCATCAAGGACCCTGGTTGCACTCGAAAAACTTTCCCAGACTACTTTGAGGTTCTTGAGAGGTACACAAAGCATTGAGTTGCACTCAAACCATTCATCCATGTgtacaagagagagagagagaggttatcCATTACCATTAGCAACCATGGGTAGTCCTGAATCAACCCAAGTTTTTAATGTATCGTGTTGTAATATTTGATTACTTATGCAAGCAGGTTGATGCTTTTATTGTACTGGACTGGTCATATGTGAAAGGAAAAGCCGGACTTagttcatttaattattttactctcAAGAGAGTGAGTGTAGTTCTAGTCAATAATTATGAACTTTAATAGTTCTATTTGTTTTTCcattaatcaatcaatcaatgaaTGCTTGAAGTGATCAAATCAATAAATGTTCATATTTTCTATTGTTCTCGCTTTAGATATATCTGGGATGATCCAAAGAACAGACTTTGAGTTGAGCAGGTTTGTCCAACAGAACTTAATTCCACTCTCCAGGGCAAGATTGTGAAGAATAAAGGTCATCGTTTCCCCTGTTTAGTTTGGCCTCGTTAAAGCGAACAACCAGCCTCGTACCTTAGCTTTCGTAGCTCGATTATGCACAGCCATGAAGGGTCGAGCTATTcatgagaaagagaaaaataaagagaattgcCTTAACAagtaactatattttttagtcCACGCTTGATCACAACATATAAATACTCACAGCGTTGGTTGGTTCCTAGCAGCTTCATCAATAATGAGATACTTGTTTTgctctgatttttttatagcttCTGGCCATCCCTCCAACGCTTAACCTTGATGACCTTCACGTGCCTTCAGTCACTAAAGAAACTGGGAAGAAGGCATTGGTCTGTGAAATCACACCTCCAAAGCGTAGCTGAAACCGACTTATAAGGCATGGAATTGGCACGGAACATGTTGCCAAAGCATGTAAAGATTGTTAATTAGGTGGTTCCcctgttattaattttttttttatcagaatcTCACATGGGGTGGTGGGTATAGTGTGTTACTGGTGGGTGGTGGCTATGGAAATTTACTGTTTGCCTTTGCATTTCATTCAATATATAAACTACTcatctcatctaaaaaaaatgcCAGTTCATTAGTGTCTAGCAAAGCCATGTTCTTGGGACCCTGCAatttttgctatatatattcAAGCTTTAATTAGATTATATGGATCCAATACAAATCTGCGATTGCAGTCAACAAGAATAAACCAATGGCAGAATGGACAAAGATCACCTGATCTGTGTAATACAACGGAGTGGCATTTGATTTGTGGAGCACCATTAGTTGGAGGAGGCAAGGATGGTGATTATATTGCAAGGAATATATGggataaaaacttggatgtaaTTTTCTTCAACATCAATCTTCTTCAACATTGAGCTTTCAAAGGAAGTAAAGTGGATTTTTGGCCTGTGATTCTTCGATAATCTCTACATTACACCGATCCACATGATGCATAGCTACTGCTAGCCTAACATAAATTGCAATCTAAGATATCAATAAAGATTCATTGGAAAGGTGCTTTAATGCTTTTGCCTTCATCTCAAGTTTTGTGCTGCACTACCAATGCTCACTATATTCGTAATAAGCCACTAATCTTCTGGTAAAAGTGTCAGCGATCTATTTTATCTGAAAAGCTTGtgctccattttttatttttttttaatctctaattCAGAGACAGTCCTGTGCAAATCTTGCTAGTGATTGTGGCAAGCTGGAACCAGTATCAGCAGTACACTCCAGACCCACCTGTACATAATTACTCACACCTACCCGGTTTATTatactgaaaaaaataagaagaaatggTGAACccttttttgtaagaaaaaaaatccctgTGACAGTGATTATTTTGAGGTTTTATTCTTATGCTACAAGTATGGTTTAGTTTCCTATTATTATTCTTGTACAATTCTGGGTGTGGCCCTCTCTCTAGTTTGAGTGAAACG
Protein-coding sequences here:
- the LOC133690887 gene encoding transketolase, chloroplastic; this translates as MASTSSLTLSQALLARAVSHNAIDHLRDSRLSLVSLPAFSGLKSTTCTATRATSTTSRRGRRVSSRQVRAAAVETLDATTDTSLVEKSVNTIRFLAIDAVEKANSGHPGLPMGCAPMGHILYDEVMRYNPKNPYWFNRDRFVLSAGHGCMLQYALLHLAGYDSVKEEDLKSFRQWGSRTPGHPENFETPGVEVTTGPLGQGIANAVGLALAEKHLAARYNKPDNEIVDHYTYVILGDGCQMEGISNEACSLAAHWGLGKLIAFYDDNHISIDGDTEIAFTEDVDKRFEGLGWHVIWVKNGNTGYDEIRSAIKEAKAVKDKPTLIKVTTTIGYGSPNKANSYSVHGSALGAKEVDATRQNLGWPYEPFHVPEDVKQHWSRHTPAGAAFEAEWNAKFAEYEKKYSEEAAELKSIANGELPAGWEKALPTYTPESPADATRNLSQQNLNALAKVLPGLLGGSADLASSNMTLLKMFGDFQKDTPEERNVRFGVREHGMGAICNGIALHCPGLIPYCATFFVFTDYMRAAIRISALCEAGVIYVMTHDSIGLGEDGPTHQPIEHLASFRAMPNILMLRPADGNETAGAYKVAVLNRKRPSILALSRQKLPQLPGTSIEGVEKGGYIISDNSSSNKPDVILIGTGSELEIAAKAAEELRKEGKAVRVVSFVSWELFDEQSDAYKESVLPAAVEARVSIEAGSTFGWEKIVGDKGKAIGIDRFGASAPAGKIYKEYGITTEAVIAAAKEVS
- the LOC133692041 gene encoding 3-phosphoshikimate 1-carboxyvinyltransferase 2-like, whose product is MAQVSKISNGAQNTYTTIHLLKPQIPKSLSSISFRSQLIKGSSFGLKQCKKMGSCKLKVEPLKVLASVATAEKPSTVPEIVLQPIKDISGTVTLPGSKSLSNRILLLAALSEGTTVVDNLLNSDDVHYMLGALRTLGLHVEENKKLKQAIVEGCGGQFPVGKEANVDVELFLGNAGTAMRPLTAAVTAAGGNSSYILDGVPRMRERPIGDLVIGLQQLGADVSCSPTNCPPVRINANGGLPGGKVKLSGSISSQYLTALLMAAPLALGDVEIEIVDKLISVPYVEMTLKLMERYGVFVEHSDNWDRFFVQGGQKYKSPKNSFVEGDASSASYFLAGAAITGGTITVEGCGMDSLQGDVKFAEVLEKMGAKVTWTKNSVTVTGPPRDSSGQKHLRAVDVNMNKMPDVAMTLAVVALFADGPTAIRDVASWRVKETERMIAICTELRKLGATVEEGPDYCVITPPEKLNVTEIDTYDDHRMAMAFSLAACGEVQVTIKDPGCTRKTFPDYFEVLERYTKH